In Equus quagga isolate Etosha38 chromosome 14, UCLA_HA_Equagga_1.0, whole genome shotgun sequence, the genomic stretch CCTGATGGCTGCTCCTGAGTCTGCAGCACAGTTCTTGGAAGACCCTGTGGTTCAAGGCCTGGCAAGTGAGAAACCACCCAATACCAGCCATGTTCCTGAACCCTCAAGGCCAGTACAGAAATCCAAGCCAGCTCTTAAGGCTCTCGAAAACTTGCAGAACCCAGCCCAGCAACAGGTGCTCCTGCAGGCAGACAAACGGGGACTGGAGGCCGTGAAGGCAGCGCCAGGTGGTGACAATGACATGCATCAGGTCTGCTCTGATATCCAGCAGCCCATGCTCTCCACTCTGGCTCCACTGGTTGCCTCCAAACGCCACAACCTAGGTTCAGAGCCTTGCAAAGGGGATGCCAATGCTCACAGCAGTACTGACACCACCGCCATCACCACAGCCTCTACAATAGTGAGGCCATTGACACAGGAGGTCAGTGCAAGAGTAGTTTCCCAGGGTAGCGCCATGGCCTCAAGTCAGGCCAATTCAGGATGCAGGCCTGGTATGTTGGACTTGTGCTCAGGCCAGGATCTTACCTCCCAGGATAGCCAGCAGCCCTTAGGGAAAGCCACTCTAACCAGTCAGCTGCGACCTTCACCCTTGTGTAGAGCCTTGCATTGTCTGCAGCAGAATCCAGCTCTGATACACCTGCTGGCAACTGGCAGCCCCCTGCAACATCATATGCCAGTACTTCCCATCCTCACCAACCCACGAGCACTGCAGGCATTGATACAGATAGAAAAAGGCCTGCAGATACTGTCCAGGGAGGTGCCTGGGCTGGTACCTTGTTTATGGGGCCCAGGTAGACCACATAGGGCTAGAGGAGCCCCTGAAACTAGGGGTGGACAGAGTCATAAAGCAGACCCAGTGCAACCCACCTTGGTCATTCTTCAGCTCCTCCATGCACTGGCCAATGCCTGCTCCCAGTCTAGTCAACTCTCACCCTCATCCCCCCTCACTGAAGGCCACTACCAGCAAGAACTGGAGCATCTGAAGGCCATGGGTTTTGCTAATCATGATGCTAATTTGCAGGCCCTCATAGCCACAGGCGGAGACATCCACGCTGCCATTGAGAGGCTGCTGGGGGAACCAGAGGCCTAGGTCCCTCCAGGTGATGCCCACTATGCACCACCCCAtggagggggaggaaaaggaaagggaagggaaggggaggggaagtaGCTTATTTTGGGAATTCCTCCTACTCAGATCATGTGCACACTTGCATagcctctccctcacctcccaagCTTGTTCTACATTAAAAAGATTGCTTGGATCTCGTGTGTGATGTCAATTTGTGGGTAGGTGGGCAAAGAAAATGATGTTTGGGGGAGGGATTGATCATATTATATGGTCTTGGGTCTGGGCGTCACCTCTTCTCATACTCCTAATCTCagagtattttccaaatttgaacaACAGGTGAGAAAATCCTTAGTTTTTTCAACATCTTTACTCCTGCTCAATTAGCACCCCAGTTCCCTGCCAACATTACCATCATCACCATAAATCACCTCTAGATGAACTCCAGAGTGACTCTAAAGGAATCCTGGCCTTTGCTGTCCTGGGAAGCCATGACTATGGGCTCTGGAAGCCACTCACTCTTTGACTTTATTTCTGCCTTTAGATCCAGTCTCTTGATATTAAGGAAAGATGTTTGACTTCCGTCTCAGCTAGTCTTATTTTGAGAACTGCTTTTACCAGGATCGTGTTCTCAGGAGGTCAACTCCTACTACTTCTGAAGCTCCATCTTCTCTTACTATTCAGGCTTCTTCCCTTTTTGCTGCAAAATACTTGACTGTGCTATCTTACTGGCTACTGAACTAtatctttccttttgtctctgAAATTGTTGCAAGTATGTCTTCTTTCACTGACCATGTTTCACCATCCTTTGCAGTCAGAGACTTGCCCCCAGTATGGTATAGAAGCTTTCTCCAACTGTTTCTCATTCCTCATCTTCCCAAATTTTTCTACAGTGTTTGATATACTGACCCTTCTTTCTTTAAGATGCTTCAtttagtctgttttatttttcattttcttagagaATGGTGCTTCCTGAGATTATGTTACACCAATTCTTTATATATCCTTTAAAGAGTTTAGCCGTTTCCTTGGCTGTGGCTCTTCTATGCTCATGGTTCCTAAATCTTTGAGTCTGTTTGTACTTTCCACAGCCCGCTAGCCTTCCCTTTGAGTGTCCCAGAAGAACCTTTGGATCTGCATTTCCAAATATAGCTCAGCATCTTTCCCCTTGCCCCTATTCCTACTCTGAATTCTGTGGTCCTTATGTTTTAGTGCAAGTCATCAATACCTTCCCAATATATCTATTCTCTTCTCTAAAACTCTGATCTATCATTGAGGTAACACATAGTGTAGGCAGATGAGGCATGTTCCAGAGGACCAGTGGCTATATGTAACCATGTGGCAGGATAAAAGCTGATGAAACAGAGAAGAGGGAACATATTGGGAGAATAACTTTGGAGGAAACGAGGGACTAACAATTCAGAGCAAGCCCGAGGCATCAATTGAGCCTGAGATGAGAAACAGCTGAATCTCCTGCTTCCTGGGGGCCAGGGAGGATAGACGTCTCTGATCTAGTTACCGTGACTTAATTGTGCTCTGATGCAACACGAACTTAGAGACCTGAAGGTTGTGGAGGTCAGGGACTGTGGATAAAACACTTCGAGGACCTCACTTCCCAGCAATGAGTTTGGTGCacagttttctcttcatttccctgTAGCAGCAGGATGTTGGTCTGAATTTCTGAGATCAGCGATGCATGTTTGGTCTCAGGGAAGAGTTAGAGTTGCCGGGGAGACGTGATGGCGATGGGCAGGGCAGTATCCTGGGATCCTAGAAGTATGCTTCCCCTCTTCCATCAAGCAAGCCAGACTCCTGAGTGAGGAGGGAGATCTAAGTAATAATGTTAATAGCCTTCCTGGGGGCTGGATGTTGCTACCTCTAGTCTGATAGCAACCTACTAGATTCTACAAATCACCCTCCTCCTCTAGGAACTATTGCATTCTAGCTTCAGAATGATAAAAGAGccaaaacagaattttaagaagTGGAGCTTGCTGCCAAGGCTGAAGAATCCTCCATCTTTCTATAGTATTGTAATCTTGGACTTTGTTCAGCAGTGGGAAACTGTGGGGAAGAACTGCTCTGTGCTATACTCACAGGGCGTCAATCCAGAGTATAGGCCACAGCTAGATCCTGTGCCAAGGTGTTAGCAACTGCGTGGTCCCTGCAGCCAAGATTATCTCTTTAGGCAGGTGAGATGtttctggaaaagccaaaattagaaaagaatattgGAGGGATCTCTGCTAAAATAATTCCTTTCTGTAATACCAGTGTTGGAGGGGGCTTAAAGGTTTAGGGAAAGAGGAAGCATCCTGGGTAGAATGGGTGGGCTGAATCCCACAATGTTTGCATACACATGCATCAAGTCACAGAACAATGCACAATGAAAAATATGGCCACTGAGACATATAATAGACTTTAAACTAAAGTTACAACAGATCACGTGGAGGATATTACACTGCCCTGCGATTATAATACTgtagaaaataaactttgataGCCCTGTTCATAAATTTTCAGTCAGGCATTATAAGAGTTAGAGGTGCAGAGATAAATTATCTCTACTCAACAGCAATTATTTATTGGAAGTCTGTCAGTGGTGGATGTATATTACAAACCCTTACACAATTTCAATCACAGACATATAGTCAGTACACAGACATCCATTCACAAGGTGATGGAAAGGCTTAAACATCCGCTCAGAGTGTGGGACCTCCCTTTGACATACATGTCCTTCTTTGCTCAGTGCCTGCTGATATCTAAAGGGGATCCTGACAGCCTCCGACATCACTGATGAGAGTCTCCCTTAAACTGTCATCTTGATATAATCCTGGGGTTGGAGGTTACCCACATCTGGATTACCATCCTCTTTGTGCCACGTACCTGGTGAGACAGCTGGGAATGCCATCCTCATCCAGGTCATCTTGATGAGCAATGTTATTCATATAccctttgtcttctttcattcacCAACCTGGCTCTCAGCTCCACTGGCCATTTTGTGTCTCTGTGCTGGAGAGATTTCCTTTGGTGGATGCCTGGCCCTGATGGTTTGTGTCCATTCTATCCGTGCTCTGGAGTCCACAATTCTTTTTACCATGGCCTTTGATCAATAGGTAGCTATCTGCAACCCATTGAAATatacaacaaaaggaaaaatttggtCGGATACACCAGTTTGAGACAGAAGATGAGGATAGTGTAAAAGCAATGGTGGTTGGTTGATATATTTGTGGGTGGAACTGGGGAGCACTGGAATGCAAACTATAGGACTTGAGTATATCTAATATTGGACACATCACTTTGCCACTTATGAACCTATATTTCCTTACCGGTACGTTAAGTCCCTTATAGCTCTATGATCCTGTAAATCTAATCCACAGGCAGGTACATTTTAAGTATTGCTGTGGGTGTTCACAGTCCTGAATCCTGGCCCTGTGTCTCATACTAACTTTCTGGGTTACGGAACTTCACTTTCTTCCAGGAATATTGTGAAGGTCATAGCCGGTTAACACTGTGAATCTGCTTTGGATTTTTTGATCAAATGAAATTAGAATCCTAGAGGAATGAGCATAGAACCCACAAAGATGCATTTCAGGAGCAGGACACAGTTGCAAAAGGGTTGAACTAACACCCACTCccactttcagtttctttgtatatgtttttctgcttctaaaATCATTACACTACCAGGTCCCTTTACATTTACTGCTTTAAAAGACAAAGCGTCTTCACTTTTGTTCCTACACTTTCTTGCAGGTTGGGATTCTCACAAGAAGC encodes the following:
- the LOC124225498 gene encoding ubiquilin-3-like, which codes for MAQAREEAGDSQLVSGREPSSHIIRVSVKTPQDCQEFMLAKNSSILHFKKQISKRLHCGADRLVLIFTGKILRDQDTLSQRGIFDGTTVHLVVRSQLKRTLPSPGTLPGPTGHCTHRSEPSTSESARMLARLVRLVRSSPDLPDFLGQVAQFLMAAPESAAQFLEDPVVQGLASEKPPNTSHVPEPSRPVQKSKPALKALENLQNPAQQQVLLQADKRGLEAVKAAPGGDNDMHQVCSDIQQPMLSTLAPLVASKRHNLGSEPCKGDANAHSSTDTTAITTASTIVRPLTQEVSARVVSQGSAMASSQANSGCRPGMLDLCSGQDLTSQDSQQPLGKATLTSQLRPSPLCRALHCLQQNPALIHLLATGSPLQHHMPVLPILTNPRALQALIQIEKGLQILSREVPGLVPCLWGPGRPHRARGAPETRGGQSHKADPVQPTLVILQLLHALANACSQSSQLSPSSPLTEGHYQQELEHLKAMGFANHDANLQALIATGGDIHAAIERLLGEPEA